TTCAAGCTTTCCAACGGAGGGAGGCTTGGATGGCAAAGCAAGTCTATTGGTTGAGCGATGCAGAGTGGCAGCGAATAGAGCCGTTGTTGCCGCGAGGCCGCCGCGGAGCGCACCGGGTGGATGATCGCCGGGTGATCAGCGGGATCGTCCATATGCTGCGATGTGGGGCGCGTTGGCGCGACTGCCCGGAGGTCTACGGCCCGTATACGACGGTTTACAATCGCTTCAATCGCTGGAGCCGTCAGGGGATTTGGACCGATATTTTCTATGCCCTGACGGGGTCGACTGGCATGTACGGGGCGGCATCTGTTGATTCCACCTACATCAAAGCCCACCGCTCGGCAGCCGGCGCAAAAGGGGGGCCTTCAACAATGCCATCGGCCGCTCGCGTGGCGGGCAAACGACCAAAATCCACGCGCTGACCGATGAGATCGGGCGTCCATATGCCTTGTTGATCACGGCTGGAAACGTCCACGACCTCGACGGAGCCCGCCGTCTGCTCACTTTGGGGCATCGACCGAAGAGTGTCATTGCCGACCGAGCCTATGACGCCAGAAGCTTGCGCGAGGAACTCGCACAGCGGCGGATCAAGGCGGTCATCCCCCCAAATCCGACCCGTAAGCACCCGCATCGCTACGACAAACGCGCCTACAAAGGCCGCAACGTCATCGAGCGCATGTTTTGTCGCCTGAAGGACTTCCGCCGCATCGCCACCCGATATGACAAGCGCGCAGATATCTTCCTCTCAGCAATCCTTCTGACCGCCGCCTTGCTCTGGTGGCTCAACTGAGTCCAGACCCTAGAGGTGCAATTCTGTCGTATAGCGAATGTCGCCACTCAACGATCATTCGAGCGTCACAAAGAATCACAAAAGCGTCATGCCGCAAGCGACCAAATGTAGAAGGCGCTGGGGCGAAACACTCTACGGGGAGGGTGAACTATGGCGCTCAGATTCCGCAGCATCGACGGCTCCAACAACAATCGTGCGGATCCCACCTTGAACCAGGCCGACACCGACTTTGCTCGGCTGGGGCCGGCAAATTTCGTCGATGGGGTCTATGAAATGACGCCGGGTCCGAATCCACGCGAGATCAGCAACATTGTCGTGGCGCAGACGGATATTGGAGATGACGAGGAAGGCCCGCATCTGGTGGATGACTTAGGCGTCGCGCTGTCAGGCATGATGTATGCGTGGGGCCAGTTTATCGATCACGATCTGGATCTGCAGAAAGAGGGCACAGGTACGAATGATATCTCGATCAAGGTTCCGGCTGATGATGAGTTTCTGCCGCCCGGTAGTATGATCCCGTTGACGCGGGTGGCCATCGATCCTGCGACGGGGGTCACCGGGAGTCCGGCAGTCGCGATCAACACGGTGACGGGTTGGCTGGACGGATCGCAGATCTACGGTTCCGACGCGGCCACCGCAGCTAGCCTGCGAACGGCGGACGGCCATATGAAGGTGTCGGCGGGAGACAATCTCCCGATCGTCAAGACCGAGCACGGCAACGTCTTTGCGGCCGGCGACGTACGGGCGCAGGAGAATCCCGACCTGACCGCCTTGCAAGTCTTGTTTGTGCGCGAGCACAACTACCAGGTCGATCGACTGCACGAGGACCATCCGAACTGGAGCGGCGACAAGTTATACGAGACGGCCAAGGCCATCACCACGGCCGAGATGGTCAACATCACCTATAACGAGTTCCTGCCGCATCTGTTGGGCGAGGACACCGTCAAGCCGTACCACGGCTATGATCGCACGGCGGATGCGCGGATCACCGAAGAGTTCGCCGGTGCGGCCTTTCGCTTCGGTCACTCCATCGTCTCCGACGAGATCAGTGCGATCAGCAATCTGGGGGCCTTTACGTCGGAGCAGACGCTCGCGCAATCGTTCTTCGAGGACACGGCGACCTTCAAGGCGACTGGCGCGGACGGCCTGCTGCGGCATCTGGCGGGGGACCTGGCCAACCCGCTGGACGCTCACATTGTCGATGGCTTGCGCAACCTCCTGTTCGATCCTCCGGACGGCATGGATCTGGCGGCGATCAATATCCAACGCGGCCATGATCTTGGGCTGGGTACACTGAACCAAACGCGGGAGGCGCTGGGGCTTGCGCCTTACACCAGCTTCGATCAACTCAGCTCTGATCCGGCGACGGCAACAGCGTTCGAGAAAGCCTATGGTTCGATCGATGCCGTCGATTTGTGGGCCGGTGGATTGGCTGAGGATCATGCGCCAGGAGCCGTCATCGGGCCCACCTTCGGCAAAATCATCGCCGACCAATTCACCGCGTTGCGCGACGGTGATCGCTACTACTTCGAGAACCAAGGCTTCGATAAGCAGACCCTGAATGAGATAAAGAACACCACGCTGTCGGACCTCATTCTGCGTGACACCGATACCAATGCGATGCAGAGCGATGCCTTCGTCGCCACCGAGCGTCACAGCGGGACGCTGGGCGGCGTAGACCCGACCGGAGAAGAGGCTGCAGCAGGCATGGCGCAGCTTGTGGTCGGATCTCCCGGCAGGGATATCCTGACCGGCGGAGATCTGGATGACACGCTGGTCGCCGCGCGCGGCCACATGACCATGACCGGAGGTGACGGTGCCGATACGTTCGTATTCGATCTTGGTGATCTCGCAGGCAAGCACAACACCGCGGTCATCACCGACTTCGATCCCAAACAGGACAAATTGCAATTTTCAAGCGACGTTCACGTCTTAAAATCATCTGACCATCATGGCGGAACACTGTTGCTGGTCGGCTCCGAGATCATCGACCTGCTGGGCGTAAAGCCGTATGAGATGCATCATCACGAATGGGGATAGTGCTGGGTCGTTTCAAACGACCGATAAAGCATCATTCGGCGCCGGCAGAGCATGCCGGCGCCGTGTCGTGATCCGCTCTTCGGCCTCAGCCCGGGCCGGCGCCCTGCGTCGCCGTGTACACCGCGTAGAGCGACTGGCTCGCGGCCATGAACAGGCGGTTGCGTTTCGGCCCACCGAAGGTGACGTTGCCGCATACTTCCGGCAGACGGATGCGGCCGAGCAGCTTGCCCTCCGGCGACCACACCGTCACCCCGCTGTAGCCGACCGCGCGGCCGGCATTGCTGGCGGCCCAGACGTTGCCGTTGACGTCGCAGCGCACGCCGTCCGGTCCGCACTTCACGCCGTCGACCACGCAATCGCTGAACTTCTTGAGGTTGGAGAGCTTGTTGTCCGTGCCGACATCGAACACGAAGATCTCGCCCTTGCCGCCGGGACCGGTGTCGCCCGGCCCTTTGCCGGTCGAGGCGACGTAGAGCTTCTTGTAGTCCGGCGAGAAGCACAGTCCGTTCGGGTCGGGCACCTGGTCCTCGGTGACGACGAGGTCGATGCGGCCCGAGGGATCGATGCGATAGCAGTTGGTCGGCAACTCGCGCTTGCCCGGCACGAAGCCGGCCGGCTGTCCGATCCGCGGATTGAGCTTGCCGCTTGCATTGCTCGGGCCACCCGCGACGTCGGGCTCGCCTTCGTAGAGCTGGCCGCCATAGGGCGGATCGGTGAACCAGTAGCTGCCGTCGGGATGCGCGACGACGTCATTCGGCGAATTCAGCCGCTTGCCCTGATAGGCGTCGGCGAGCACGGTGGCGGTGCCGTCGTGCTCGTAGCGCGTCACCCGGCGCGTCAGGTGCTCACAGGAGAGCTGGCGCCCCTGGAAGTCGAAGGAGTTGCCGTTGGAGTTGTTGGAGGGCGTGCGGAACACGCTGACGCGGCCGTCGTCCTCGGTCCAGCGCATCTGCCGGTTGTTGGGAATGTCGCTCCACAGCAGATACTTTCCTTGCGCGCTCCAGGCCGGGCCTTCGGCCCATAGCAGTCCGGTGTACAGCCGCTTGATCGCGGTGTTGGGCTGCGCGAGATCGTTGAAGGACGGATCGACCGCGATGATGTCGGGGTCCCAGAAATAGGTGGTCGGTGCGCCGTTGGGGCCGAAATCGCGCGGCGGTGTCGTGATCGTCGTTGGCGGTGCGGCGGGGCCGGTCTGGGCCAGCGCGGAGCCGGCTCCAACCATTGTGGCCGCGCCGATTGCGAGCCCTTGAACAAGTGTTCGTCGTGAAAGCGCAGCATTCTGGTCACGCTGCTCTTTGTCACGAGCCTCCTGGCGTGTCATCGCGTCCTCCCGATCGTGTTCGCCGGCCGGTTGATCCCGGCCAGGCCAAGTGGAGGTTAATGCGGTCCGCTGCGGGTTGCGAGGGGTGAAATCGAAACCGCTGCGCGGCGGCGGGTCGCAATTTCGTCACCTTAAAATGCGTTTGGATTGGCGGCGCTGACGGGGATAAAGCCGGAGCTCATTGTGCAAGGTGTCGTACTGGTCATCCTGCTCGCGATCGCATTTGCGGGCGGCTACTTCACGCGGGAGCACGTCTCCCGCAAGAGGCGGGCGGAGGCACGCCGCTGGCGCGAATATGTCGAGCCGGACTGGCTCTCCGCCAACACGCCAGCCAACACCAACGAGATCGCGCCCCCCAGCACCGTGGTGCCCGTGGTCAACGGCGAACTCGGCCAGATGCTGAACCGCTGGGAGAGCAGGGCTCGCGCCCGCCGCACCGGCACGGGATAATCGGCGGTGCTGCGCCAGTCTGGTCGCATGGAGCGAAGCGAAATCCGGCACGGTGTCGCCGCATTCTGCTTCGCGTGATAACTCCCTACTAGGTCAGTTCCCCTGACCATCTTTTTGGCGTTGCAGTTGCGGCCGTTTCTCGTCTAGAAACGGGCGCGTTGAGCCTTCCGGCAACGAACCGTCAACGGTTTTGGCCGAGGATGTGTGGCTCAAAAGGGTCTGGCAATGCTGATTCGTGGCCAAATCGATGGGATTTCGGGGGAGGTGGCTCTGGCCGCCGCCACGATCCCGGCCGCGTTGCTGCCCACCCTCCTTATTGGCGGCCTTCTTCTTACTTGCCCCTGAGGGCCGGCTGGGCGCCACGCGCCTGGGCGCTCAGGGGTTGGTCGAGATCATCGGACACCTCAAGCGCCCAGCAGACTGACGGCGCAGAAGCTCAAAAGGAAATTTGCAATGGCCCCCGCGAACAAGTCCGACAAGGACCGCGTCATCATTTTCGACACCACCTTGCGCGACGGCGAGCAGTGCCCCGGCGCCACCATGACCTTCGAGGAGAAGCTCGAGGTCGCCGAGCTCCTGGACGATATGGGCGTCGACGTCATCGAGGCCGGCTTCCCGATCACTTCGCAGGGTGACTTCGAAGCGGTGAGCGAGATCGCCCGCCGCTCCAAGAATGCCGTCATCGCCGGCCTGTCCCGCGCCCATCCGGCCGATATCGACCGCTGCGCCGAAGCCGTGAAATTTGCAAAACGCGGCCGCGTCCACACCGTGATCGCGACCTCGCCGCTGCACATGCGGGTGAAGTTGAACAAGACGCCGGAAGAAGTGCTCGAGACCTCGGTCGCCATGGTTGCGCGCGCCCGCAACCAGATCGACGACGTCGAATGGTCGGCCGAGGACGGCACCCGTAGCGAGATGGAGTATCTGTGCCGCATCGTGGAAGCCGTGATCAAGGCCGGCGCGACCACGGTGAACATCCCCGACACCGTCGGCTACACGGTGCCGGAGGAATACACCCACTTCATGAAGACGCTGATCGAGCGCGTGCCGAACTCGGACAAGGCCGTGTTTTCCGTGCACTGCCACAACGACCTCGGCATGGCCGTCGCGAACTCGCTGGCCGGCGTCGTCGGCGGCGCACGCCAGGTCGAGTGCACCATCAACGGCATCGGCGAGCGCGCGGGCAACGCTGCGCTCGAAGAGATCGTGATGGCGATCAACGTCCGCAACGACAAATTCCCCTACTGGAACAAGATCGATACGACGCAGCTCACCCGCGCCTCGAAGGTGGTGTCGGCGGCGACCTCGTTCCCAGTGCAGTACAACAAGGCCATCGTCGGCCGGAACGCGTTCGCCCATGAGAGCGGCATCCACCAGGACGGCGTGCTGAAGGACGCATCCACCTACGAGATCATGCGGCCGGAAATGGTCGGCCTGAAGCAGTCCTCGCTGGTGCTCGGCAAGCATTCCGGCCGCCACGCCTTCGTGCACAAGCTGGAGGAGATGGGCTACAAGCTCGGCCCCAACCAGCTGGAAGATGCGTTCACGCGGATGAAGGCGCTCGCCGACCGCAAGAAGGATATCTACGACGAGGATATCGAGGCGCTGGTCGACGAGGAGATGGCGGCCTCACACGACCGCATCAAGCTGACCTCGCTGACCGTGATCGCGGGTACCCATGGCCCGCAGCGCGCGACCATGAAGCTCGACGTCGACGGCCAGATCAAGATCGAGGAAGCCGAAGGCAACGGACCGGTGGACGCGGTGTTCAACTGCATCAAGCGCCTGGTGCCGCACGAGGCCAAGCTCGAGCTGTACCAGGTTCACGCCGTGACCGAAGGCACCGACGCGCAGGCCGAAGTCTCGGTGCGGCTGTCGCATGAGGGACGTGCGATGACGGCGCGCGCGGCGGACCCGGATACGCTGGTGGCCTCGGCCAAGGCCTATCTCGGCGCACTCAACAAGATCGTCATGAAGCGCCAGCGCGACACGGTGACGACGGCAGCGGCGAGCTGACGAAGCTGCGAGTTGGCTTTGCCTCTCCCGCTCGCGGGAGAGGCCGACACGCGAAGCGTGGCGGGTGAGGGTTCTCTCCTCATGGGAATGTCCCGTTGCGGAGACACCCTTTCCCCAACCTCTCCCGCAAGCGGGAGAGGGGCTCACTGGCGTTCATCATGAATAGCCGCCCTGCTAAGGGCCAATAGCGGCTCAATGCGTGAGCCGCTATTGATGCTCCCGGCTATTGGATAGGCGCCCGCGTTGGGCGGCCCAAGAGAATAACAACGGGGAGAAATTATGCGCACCTTCGCGATCGCCGCCTCCATTGCGGCGCTGGCACTTGGCTTGGCCGGGGCGGCATCGGCCCAATCGCCGATCATCATCAAGTTCAGCCACGTGGTGGCCACCGACACGCCGAAAGGCAAGGCATCCGAGAAATTCAAGGAGCTCGCCGAGAAGTACACCGGCGGCAAGGTCAAGGTCGAAGTCTATCCGAACTCGACGCTCTACAAGGACAAGGAAGAGCTCGAGGCGCTCCAGCTCGGCAGCGTGCAGATGCTGGCGCCGTCCAACTCGAAATTCGGCCCGCTCGGCATCCGCGAATTCGAGGTGTTCGATCTGCCCTACATCCTGCCCGATCTGAAGACGCTGCGGAAGGTGACGGAGGGCCCGCTCGGCACGAGACTGCTCAAGCTGCTGGACGCCAAGGGCATCACCGGACTTGCCTATTGGGACAACGGCTTCAAGCAGATGAGCGCCAACAAGAAGCTGGTGACGCCCGCCGATTATCAGGGCGTCAAATTCCGCATCCAGTCCTCGCGCGTGATCCAGGCCCAGTTCAAGGCGCTGAGCGCACTGCCGCAGGTCATGGCGTTCTCGGAAGTCTACCAGGCACTCCAGACCGGCGTCGTCGACGGCCAGGAGAACACCTGGTCGAACATCTATACCCAGAAGATGCACGAGGTGCAGAAGTACATCACCGAGACCAACCACGGCTACATCGGCTACGTCGTGATCGTGAACAAGAAGTTCTGGGACGATCTGCCGGCCGACATCCGCGACCAGCTGTCCAAGGCGATGAAGGAGGCGACCGACTTCAACAACGCGCAGTCGCAGAAGGAGAATGACGCCGCGCTGGCCGAGATCAAGAAGAGCGGCAAGAGCGAGATCATCAAGCTCACGCCGGAGCAGGACGAGGCGATGCGCAAGGCGATGGAGCCGGTCTACAAGGACGCCGCAGGCCGCGTCGGCCAGCCGTTGATCGACGAGTTCCTGAAGGAAGCCAAGAGCACCACGAACTGATCTAAAAAGGCGATGAACCAAGGGCTTCCGTGCACTGCACGGAAGCCCTTTCTGTTGCAAATCATTTCAGTATGCATCTGAATGGATATTCACGGCAGTTACATCTCTGTAAGAACGCGCTCCCTGTCCAAGTTGTAAGTTGCACGTCAGCCGCGCCGCGCTCATCCTCGGGGCATCCTTCCAGAGGAGGTACGTCATGAGGAAGTTCACCATCGCTGCCATCGCCGTGCTCAGCATCGCAGGCTCGGGCGCGGTCTATGCTCAATATCACCGCCCGTGGATGGAGCACATCCGCCACATCCGCATGAACCCGGAAGACCGCGCCGCCTTCGTCGACGCGCGGATCGCCGCCGTCCATGCCGGGCTGAAGCTCAACGCCGACCAGGAGAAGCTGTGGCCGCCGGTCGAGGCTGCCGTGCGCGATTTCGCCAAGCTGCGCATCGACCGCGCCAATGCGCGGATGAATGCCGGCCCGGGCGATGGCGACAAGCCGGGTGATCCGATCGCCCGCCTGCGCCAGCGCGCCGAGGACATGGGCGCGAGCTCTGCGGCCCTGAAGAAGATCGCCGATGCCGCCGACCCGCTCTACAAGACGCTGGACGAGGGCCAGAAGCGGCGCCTCGCCGTGCTGACCCGCCACCGCGGTCCATTTGGCGGCGGCGACGACGGCCCGCGGCACCGCCACTTCATGGAACGCGGCATGGACCGCATGATGGAGCGCGGCATGGACCATTTCCACCGTGACCGCTTCGATCGCGACGGCGGCCCGGGCCCGGACCGGGACCGCGAGGGCCG
This genomic stretch from Bradyrhizobium sp. CCGB12 harbors:
- a CDS encoding TRAP transporter substrate-binding protein — protein: MRTFAIAASIAALALGLAGAASAQSPIIIKFSHVVATDTPKGKASEKFKELAEKYTGGKVKVEVYPNSTLYKDKEELEALQLGSVQMLAPSNSKFGPLGIREFEVFDLPYILPDLKTLRKVTEGPLGTRLLKLLDAKGITGLAYWDNGFKQMSANKKLVTPADYQGVKFRIQSSRVIQAQFKALSALPQVMAFSEVYQALQTGVVDGQENTWSNIYTQKMHEVQKYITETNHGYIGYVVIVNKKFWDDLPADIRDQLSKAMKEATDFNNAQSQKENDAALAEIKKSGKSEIIKLTPEQDEAMRKAMEPVYKDAAGRVGQPLIDEFLKEAKSTTN
- a CDS encoding Spy/CpxP family protein refolding chaperone, with amino-acid sequence MRKFTIAAIAVLSIAGSGAVYAQYHRPWMEHIRHIRMNPEDRAAFVDARIAAVHAGLKLNADQEKLWPPVEAAVRDFAKLRIDRANARMNAGPGDGDKPGDPIARLRQRAEDMGASSAALKKIADAADPLYKTLDEGQKRRLAVLTRHRGPFGGGDDGPRHRHFMERGMDRMMERGMDHFHRDRFDRDGGPGPDRDREGRL
- a CDS encoding peroxidase family protein, translated to MALRFRSIDGSNNNRADPTLNQADTDFARLGPANFVDGVYEMTPGPNPREISNIVVAQTDIGDDEEGPHLVDDLGVALSGMMYAWGQFIDHDLDLQKEGTGTNDISIKVPADDEFLPPGSMIPLTRVAIDPATGVTGSPAVAINTVTGWLDGSQIYGSDAATAASLRTADGHMKVSAGDNLPIVKTEHGNVFAAGDVRAQENPDLTALQVLFVREHNYQVDRLHEDHPNWSGDKLYETAKAITTAEMVNITYNEFLPHLLGEDTVKPYHGYDRTADARITEEFAGAAFRFGHSIVSDEISAISNLGAFTSEQTLAQSFFEDTATFKATGADGLLRHLAGDLANPLDAHIVDGLRNLLFDPPDGMDLAAINIQRGHDLGLGTLNQTREALGLAPYTSFDQLSSDPATATAFEKAYGSIDAVDLWAGGLAEDHAPGAVIGPTFGKIIADQFTALRDGDRYYFENQGFDKQTLNEIKNTTLSDLILRDTDTNAMQSDAFVATERHSGTLGGVDPTGEEAAAGMAQLVVGSPGRDILTGGDLDDTLVAARGHMTMTGGDGADTFVFDLGDLAGKHNTAVITDFDPKQDKLQFSSDVHVLKSSDHHGGTLLLVGSEIIDLLGVKPYEMHHHEWG
- a CDS encoding SMP-30/gluconolactonase/LRE family protein produces the protein MTRQEARDKEQRDQNAALSRRTLVQGLAIGAATMVGAGSALAQTGPAAPPTTITTPPRDFGPNGAPTTYFWDPDIIAVDPSFNDLAQPNTAIKRLYTGLLWAEGPAWSAQGKYLLWSDIPNNRQMRWTEDDGRVSVFRTPSNNSNGNSFDFQGRQLSCEHLTRRVTRYEHDGTATVLADAYQGKRLNSPNDVVAHPDGSYWFTDPPYGGQLYEGEPDVAGGPSNASGKLNPRIGQPAGFVPGKRELPTNCYRIDPSGRIDLVVTEDQVPDPNGLCFSPDYKKLYVASTGKGPGDTGPGGKGEIFVFDVGTDNKLSNLKKFSDCVVDGVKCGPDGVRCDVNGNVWAASNAGRAVGYSGVTVWSPEGKLLGRIRLPEVCGNVTFGGPKRNRLFMAASQSLYAVYTATQGAGPG
- a CDS encoding 2-isopropylmalate synthase, which gives rise to MAPANKSDKDRVIIFDTTLRDGEQCPGATMTFEEKLEVAELLDDMGVDVIEAGFPITSQGDFEAVSEIARRSKNAVIAGLSRAHPADIDRCAEAVKFAKRGRVHTVIATSPLHMRVKLNKTPEEVLETSVAMVARARNQIDDVEWSAEDGTRSEMEYLCRIVEAVIKAGATTVNIPDTVGYTVPEEYTHFMKTLIERVPNSDKAVFSVHCHNDLGMAVANSLAGVVGGARQVECTINGIGERAGNAALEEIVMAINVRNDKFPYWNKIDTTQLTRASKVVSAATSFPVQYNKAIVGRNAFAHESGIHQDGVLKDASTYEIMRPEMVGLKQSSLVLGKHSGRHAFVHKLEEMGYKLGPNQLEDAFTRMKALADRKKDIYDEDIEALVDEEMAASHDRIKLTSLTVIAGTHGPQRATMKLDVDGQIKIEEAEGNGPVDAVFNCIKRLVPHEAKLELYQVHAVTEGTDAQAEVSVRLSHEGRAMTARAADPDTLVASAKAYLGALNKIVMKRQRDTVTTAAAS